Genomic DNA from Mastomys coucha isolate ucsf_1 unplaced genomic scaffold, UCSF_Mcou_1 pScaffold16, whole genome shotgun sequence:
TAATAAACGCTCATGACACAGAACTCAGGCAGGAGGGATCAATATGCAGGGTATCATGGACTCAGAACCAAAAGCAAGGTACAGACAAACAGAGCAGGGCTCAGGCAGGGTGAGGAGGACCACAGGACAGTGCACTGGGGCTCTAGCCAGAGGCCAAGCCAGGGGTTAGCAGCACCCAGGCCAGGGGGCCGAGCAATAGCTCCTGGATTAACATAAGACACTCAGAGCCTCCAAGACACAGGTTTCATGCACAGCCAGGAGTGGAACCGCCACAGCCACTGCCACAGGCAGGACCAGGCCAGGGCTGGGAAGCAGCCAAAGTTCAGGGTTTTGGAATTGAAGCCCTAAGGCTGGACTTGGCTGTTGTCCGGTTGCAGGACCTCAGCCCCTGCCTTGGGGACTGAGGCCGAATGCAGGACACACGTGGCACAGGATGCAGAGACGAGTACACGCAGAGTGCACAGGTAGAGAGAGTTTGAATGACGTTCAGACTTCAAATCCAGCCTTGTCCCTTGAGGGGACATCCAAGGCATCCCGGGGACTTCTGGAGCCAGGTTATCCTGGTGTTTTGCAGCAGAGCTCCTGGAGCAAGGACCCTGATTGCCAGATGGAGCACCTGCTCTTTCCACGGAATCCCCATTTATTCAGCCAGCCTGCAAAGCCCAGGCGGGAAGCCACCATGCCTAcatggttttttgagaaagggcccCTTACCCTTCACTACCATCACAGCCACCAGCAGGGGCCTTCTTGATACTGCCACATGAAGTTTGGCAGTGAGACAGTACATGCAGGCATAAGTcagtatacatgcacacacatgtcagCAGAGACATGTGCCCAGGACTTTAAGGTACATGAAGCCACACAAGtacacaaaacacagaaacacacttaGCACCCAGGCTGCCTCTGGGATTCCCCTAGCCCCACATCTCACCTTGCACACACCCTCCCTGTGATTGGCCCCTTCTGTGCTTACCTCGGCTAGAGCACTTAGCAAAGCTGTTGTTGCAGTTCTTGCTAAAAATCTTCCAGTCCTTTTCAAGGAGATTCTTCGTTGCATTAAAGAAATTCTTGATCTTCTCCAGCAACTGGAGAGGAGTCTCATGGAAAGTTCGGACACAGGCCTGGAGGAGAGTGGAGCCCCCTTTGGTAAGCATGAACATGGGCCTCCTCACTGTTATTTCTGTCAAATTCTCTTGGGTTTTCTCACATgcattttctttcccccttttgttTCCTCCCTCACATCTTCTCTGCTTCACAGCAGCATCAGTCTTGAGGTTGAGAGATGCATCATTTAGTCAGAGATCCGTCTAACACATGTTCAAGTGCCAGGTATATGACAGTTTATCTGGGCATCATGCAGTGAACAAAAAAGAAGTGGTTCCTGACCAAGCTGGCCACTGAACCCAGCAGACACTACCACTAAACACATTGTTACAAGTCACAGTGACTCCCAAGAGAGTGTCCTGAACCGTCTGAATGTGTGTAACAAATGGGCCCTAAATAAGGGCCCAGGGAGAAGATCTCCGAAGGAACAGCTAAAAGATGAgcgagggaagagaaggaagtgggGCCAGAGATGATATAAGATGCAAGGGCCCCGAGGCAGGAAAGCAGGAGACAGCAGAAGATTGAAAGAAGCCTGGGGTGGCTACAGCTCTGCCATGTGGGAAGGCAGTGGTGAGGGATGCAGCTGGAAAGAGCTCTGCCAAGGCCAAGAACATGTTGACTCTGCCAGGAACTTGTAATCCACAGAGCCAACAGGAAACTGAAAACCTGCTGGGGAGGTGGCCTGTGGTATAAGACATGTACTTTAGGAAAATCATCTTGGTACGGTGTAGAGAGCAGACCTGGGGAGACCAGAGGAGGTGAGGTCCTTAGCCGGTGCGGCATTTAGGAGGAGATACCGAGGATGCCCTGGCCTGCCTGCTGAGTGTGGGGCTTCTCCTCTGCGTTGGGCCCAGGTGCTCACACTCACACCCTCTGCAGCTCTGAGAAGCCATGCCCTCCTGGGTTCTTCCCTCCTCACCAGCTGCTCCTTCAGGCTCTGTGCCTGAGCTCCTTCTGAATCCTGTAGTGCCTCGGGGGTTCTGTTCTGGGTCCACTTCCCCTTCCACAGCAAGCTATGCCATGTGTGTTACAGCCTATTTCCAGAATGCCAACTTTCCCCCTTAAAGCTGAGCTATTCTGAGAAGAAGAGTAGGTTTTCCATGGCTACTGTAGCTCCCTTGGTTACATCACTGCATCTCTCTGGCCCATCCATAGCAGGTTTATAAACAGTTACTAGACAAATACATGACTGAAATGACCCAGGCTTGGGTTCATTGCTCAGCAGCTAGGTGAGAGACAAATGACCGGCTTTATGTGGATTCATCTCCTTGTTTGTGCTGTTAGAGCAACAGCACCCCAGCCTCTCCCAGGAGCTGTTAAGTCAGGCAACTGTCTCTGTCCTGCACGTGTCTTTATAAAGCTGTTTCCCTCAAACCTAGCCTTATGTGCTGTAAAAGAAACCAGGCATCCTCACCTAGAACCCCGAGACCCAAGCTTTCTCCGCATGGAGGGGCCTGCTGGTTCAGGAGCGCATAATACTTTTCTGAGCAGTATGGCTGGACTCGGCTCCTTGGCTTACACTCTGTCCtccccctgagccacctctcagcaTGCACTGAGTGAATAGTAGTCATCGGCCCAGGAGAAACTGAGGAGCTTCTATCTCAGCCATTGATGGGGCAGTTTCTTAAAATTCAGATTCCAGGGCTCGCTTATGGGCCCAGGAAAGTAGAATCCATAATGGTGTATGCTGGGACTCTGCATTTTAAATAAGCTCTCCAGGTGAATCGATGCCTAGTAAAGAGCCAGCCTTTCCTCAGCCATACAGCCACTCCAGAACACCTGATTTCCTGTCCCCTTTGGAGCGAAGTTCCTCTACTTTGTGGTCTCTATTTCCTCTCTATCTGTCTCCAACAGCAATCTCCATGCTGCTGAGTCAGACGGACCAACGGACGCTGTCTTACTTGACTTCTCAGCCTCCTTCCATTTGGAAGCTCTGCCCTCTCCATGTTTTTCTCCTATCTCAGGCTGTGTTTCATTCAGGATCCTGGATCCTGTTGTCTTCTCACCGAGGTGAGAAGGGTGGTCAGGGCTGTGCAGTTCTGTGGCTCTACAAACAGCGTCTGTATGTCCAGCACTCACAATCATGAGCCTCTCCTGCACTGTCTGATGCACCTCACACCAAACTGAGCTCTTCCCTCAAACCCACTCTGCCTGTGGTCATCCTTATTTTGACGTCAGTGAGAACTCCAGGGACTCAAGATGAAAGCATCCTGACTCACCCTTTCCCTTTCTACCAGGAAGCATCAAGTCCTACTTGTCTGGAGGGATCATGCCCACTCACCTCCATTTTCCCTGTTCGCCTCTGATTCAACTCACCACAATACCCAGCTTGGCTGAGCCTCCCACTGGCCCCCTGCCCTTCATTCCTGCTCTCCACAGCCTCCTCACCACCAGATAGCCTTCCATCATATTTGGCATCGTGTCATTCACTAGCTTATGGTGGCATCTTTCAAATTTAAGACAAAAAGCCCACCTCTTTGATACCAGGAATGAATGGTGTGCTTCCTGACTTTgccccctcctgtctccaccccatgTCTGGGCCATACTGACCCCCTTTGAGTTTCTGAATGCAAACCTTTCTGGTTACCCTAGGGCTTAAGCGTAGTGCTCTTCACTCCAGAATATTTCTCCATCCATGGCTCTTACTGCTCTTCCTCATGCTGGAGGGCCAGTTAAAGTTTTCTTGCTTAGAAGCTGCCTTTGTCTCTTCCCCTCTGCATCCTCATTACTCTAGCTCCTCACCGCACTTCAGAGTCTTGGGTTCGGGTTCCTCTCACTGTCACTCAGGACTCCCTTCACCTGCTCTACGCTTCTCCAATGCTATCAGCACCATCATCCATTCGAGTCCTTGCTCAGTTTAGCTGCCTCAGCACCCCTCCTCTCTTCATGATTGTGGggatttttgccttttttttttttttttaaatcacagctcATTCCTGGTGTCCAGAACAGCACTTGATATACAGTGGTCACTCAGTAAGGTTTTGCTGAATGGATGAAGAGCCCCTCTGATTATATGTACAGGTGTCATCATTTAACAGCTGCCTGCCTTGCTTGACTCTAAGCCCTGTAAGGGTGGGAAGAGGAATTTCTTGCTCCAAGGATATCCTCAGGGTCCAGCACTGTGCTTTCTGTTTAATGAATGCTTGATGAAGGTGGATGGAGTAAAGAAATGAATGGGCAAGGCAAGTTAGTAAGGTTCAGGCAAGCATATGAggcctccctctgccccttccctggtACTCCAGCCCCAGAGTCACCCTACCTTGTTCTGCTCCTCAGAGTCCTTGGTAAAGCAGCTGTTCAGGTTACTAGAGAGTTCCTGGAGCCTCTCAGTGGCGTTGGCATTGGGGGTGTTGTCTTTAAAGCGCATGGTCTCATCGATTATGTCTTGTACCAGAAAAAAAGCCTTCTTTAGGTAGCAAACGGGATCATCCTGGAATACAGGAGCCAGGAGGTTAGCACTTGGCCATGGTGGCCTGGGAAGCCAGACAGTCACACCCTAGGCAGATGGAGGGCTGTAGCCTGCTGTCCTGTACTCTTGAGGAGGGGACACAGCACCCTGGTGATGGGGATGGTGATACCCTTGGCCTggcttttattctctttctttaaatCAACCATAACTGAGAGTTGAGCTGGTGTGAAGGAAAGGTGGATTCTGATTAGAGAGAGCTTTGGATTTCTGAAATGCAGCTTTAGTCAGGAGACACACAGGGGAGGATGGGTTTCAGCCTTGCTGCCCCTTAGCGCACTCCCCCCCTCTTACAGCTTGCTTccacaaaagtttttttttccccatatggCCCCTTCAAAtcctccaaaatataaaaatactgagGACTACCTCATTGTCAAAAGTGTACCTTGGGTTTTGTCTCCAAGGACACAGCAGTTGGTTCAAAGACAGAAACTGcttttatctctgtatctctagTGCCTGATCCAGTAAATAGGTGCCATGGTGCAGGTAAAGGAGCAAGAGAATGGATGGATGAAACCCTGAGACTGTGTAAGCTGTGGCATGTCCACAGAGGTGCATGGATCAGAGACGAAAGGAATTCTGGGTAGACTGACTGTTGTCTTGAGGCTAGAAGGTAAGGGGGTGGTGGCCCAGGGATTGGCGGGACACATGGAAAGTGATGGAAAGACATCACAAAGAACTGATGCAGAAATGAGGAGCAGGATGCAGCAGAGGAGGGAGATGAACTTAGGGTGTGGTGGGTACTGCAGACGTGGAACTGGACTGTGCTTTCTCCTGGAGCCATAGGGTTCCTGACAGGTAAGGAGAAATAGGTGAAGGCTTTGGTGTTTCAGAGGGCTCCCCCTAGTGGTAAGATGAAGAGTGCCCTAGAGTCAGAGAAGTCAAGAAGCCCCTGAAAATTTCCAAGGGACCGGGGAGGATAGACGGACAGCACCCTAAGGTGCAGGGAGGCAGTATTGGCTGCACTGGGTAGCTGGTCAGTTAGGGATGGGGTAGAAAGTCAGGCTAGACTGCCTTCCTGTCTCTGACCAGTGGTTTGGAGGATATGTGATCtaaaaaataaagcacatttttattttacaagttataACATTCTTGAGTTCAAATTAGGCCTCTATCACTTAACTAAGTATGCTCCTTAATCTCTGCATGGGCAACAAGCAATATTTGTGGACCTCAGAATGGTACTGTTAGGATTAACTGGGGGATGTGCCTAGCATTTAGCAAGTGCCTGATTTATGCCAGGTCAAAGTAAGGAAACAAGCGCAGGATTTATAAGCTCTGGACCCTGCCCAGCCCTGCAGGCTGGAACTTGACACTTGAGCATCCAGGGACTCTCATATCTTCATCATGTCTGCTCTAGGTTTTCTGCTGCCTTCATGCTGTTCATGCCACCACAGGGTgggctgtgagcattcacttaAGCACTCAGGGCCTTACAAACACTTGCTACTCACCAGCTGTTCCTGGTCTACAAATTCAAAGGCAATCTGGCATGAAGTCTCCATTTGGCTGTCGATCTGTGAGATAGAACAGGCCAGCGGTTACATGGTTCCTACAGGTCAGCTCAGCTTCAGGATGGGGACCCAGGTTGGGGGGTGAAGGATGTTTTAACCTTACCTCCCTAAAACATTGCCAAAATGACAGAGCCACAGCTAGGGGAAGAACTGTGCCCAAAGGACTTaaaagcagacagacaaacacttTGACCTATGAAATCACACAGTCTAGTCTGTATAAGGAAGAATTATCTCTAGGAAAATATAGGATGTAACCTTTTCTGGAAGGTGGTAAGCACTCTATCATAAAAAGCCTCAACGAGAGGCTGGCcaagctctggggagtctgggtCTCTAGCCCCTGCCTCTCTGGAATAGTGTTCTAGTCCTCAGAGACCACGATGACACTCATGGACATCTATGTCTGCTATGGAAGCTGCATGCAAAGAGAGGGCTGTTAAGAAGGGAGATTGGGAGGCTCAGCTCCAGGGCCCAAGTTCAGGGCTCTGCAGATGGCCTTACCCACTGGTGCCCCACCCTGCCGAGCTTGTGGAAAGATGATAAATTCTTTAGTGAGAGGAGCAGAAGCCATGACAACAACTGGATCCTGCCTAGCTTAGAAGACATTTAGAATTGTTGATGATTCCGTTAAGCCTATTAGAATGGGATCTGGGTTCCTTCCCAGACCAGAGGAGCAGGGTACCCGAACCTTAGGGGTAACGGTCAGGGGAgtgaaggcagaggtggggagtTAGGCTGGAGCCTCCCATCTAAGTTTGGGTGGGGCCCTGGTGCCAGGCTGTCAGGGGATCTGGCTATCTAGGAGCGGGATGAACCATCTGGACCCAGCAGGCAGACCGGGCTGACTTCCCAAAGGAGACATTGTCTGAGTCAGAGCAGGGTAAGGAGCCTTTTAGAATCCATAGTGGATATTTCTGGGCTACCATTAACTCGGGCAACCGTTAGAAGCCCACCCTATTCACTACAGGGGACCCGGACTAAGGGGTTGGGAGGACCTAAACTCTCTACCTCAGGAAGATCAATGAGACAAGTACCAGGATAGCCATTATCCAGTTAACTATTTTCTGTAAGCCCTCTCTTTGACTCTGCCTTCTggctgctgcctcagtttcctccgtGAGGAGAAGGCTTGGTCTCATACTTACCAACTGCTGCAGGACCTGCAGGTGTCCATTCCCAATCATGTGGCTACAGTGTTCCGACACCTCCTTGGCAACACTCCTGCTCACGAGGAGACAGACCAGCAGCAGCCGGGAGCCCAGCCATGTCTATAACAGAAGGGAGTCATGTCTTCCCAGCATTTCCTCTCCGTAGCTGCCCCTATGTCCCACTAAGGGCAAAAAAAGCAAAGCCCCATTCCCATAATGCAGCACTCCCCAGTTAGATTCTTATCAGCCAGGGCACCATCTCACTCTTCCCTTGATAATAACTCAAATGCCATCTTCTCCAAAAACTCTCCTCAGGTTAACCCCAGGCAGCTCAGCAATACAGAGAACTTTaaaaggcaagtttaaaatacttattatttttgtttcgtgtttatgaatgttttgcctgcttgcatgGACACACTCTATGTGTTTGCCTCTTGGAATCCCCTGGCCCCAGAGGtatgaatggttgtgaaccaccatctgggttctgggatttgaacctagatccactgcaagagcaacaagtgtttttaaatgataagCTACCTTTCCGGCTTACAGAGAACATCTAATGATAATAACTAGTGGTGTGCGAACCTTTATAAGTTTTAGTGACTGAGAGACTCAAGGGTAATATTTTCTGTCCTTTTAACACTGAGACAAAGTTTGTGGTCAGACAGTAGCTTTCAGATTGCAAGCCAGAAACATTCACTACCCCTGGCACCTATCTTCCTTTCCACCTGGTTCCACAGGCCTGGTTCTCCAGGGGGAAATACCAGGACCAAACACTGGGAACTCAGCTCAAGTGGGAGGCCTTCTGTAGCCTTGCATTTCGAGAAGAGTCCAGCTGACTAATCAAAGCTGTGTCTCCCTTCTGGCATCTGCCTATCTGAGACCCATCGGGCCCTTCATCCAGTCAGCAAGCTCTTGCCACAGCAAGAAAGTTGTCTCCCTTTCATCAACACCCACCTGGCCCAGTAGCTGCTCATCCCTAGAGTAACAGGTCTGGCTCCTGACACCTGACGAGATCTTTCcgccttccttcctcctctaccCTAAAATCCTCCCGTCCCTTTGGGCTCCACTAGGGTATCCCAGGAGATGCCAGCTGGGGCAGAGGGGCTCTtgggctttctttctctccctggccCGAGGCTGCCATTCTGAGCATTCTGGCTGTGGATACCCCCCAATTCAGGGAAGTGCTGGCAGGGTGGAGTGATGGCTGGCACCTTCTTGGATCTGGGCTCTACCCCAATAGTCCAGATGATGAGACAAATGCTGTAAACAGGAGCGCATTGGAAAAACACAGGCTATGAAGCAGTCCATAACAACACTGGGTTACATCTAAAAGCCCAAAGCCAGTGGAGGGAAGAGGGACCACATTGAGGCCTTAAAGGGTGGAAGTTGCTGATGGGCGTTAAGGCACAGGGTTGGCCAATGCCATTACATACAGGACCTGTTAAGGTCCTTGCCTGACCacgggggtggggatgggagagagagagagagagagagagagagagagagagagagagagagagagagagagagcactcagcCAGCTATGGGTTGATAAACTGCTTTGGGCATGGTTGGGCAATTGGAAAGTTAGCCCTGAGTGGGAGTGGCAGCCCGGATCTCCAGAAT
This window encodes:
- the Csf1 gene encoding macrophage colony-stimulating factor 1 isoform X2, whose product is MTARGAAGRCPSSTWLGSRLLLVCLLVSRSVAKEVSEHCSHMIGNGHLQVLQQLIDSQMETSCQIAFEFVDQEQLDDPVCYLKKAFFLVQDIIDETMRFKDNTPNANATERLQELSSNLNSCFTKDSEEQNKACVRTFHETPLQLLEKIKNFFNATKNLLEKDWKIFSKNCNNSFAKCSSRGHVEQHEGSSDPQIPESVFHLLVPGIILVLLAVGGLLFYRWKRRSHRDPQILDSSVGRPEGSSLTQDEDRQVELPV